A section of the Streptomyces sp. CG1 genome encodes:
- a CDS encoding DUF397 domain-containing protein: MTEPIRVWRKSSYSGADNGCVEIQYPPPRREEPPFAIPRRPKVR, from the coding sequence GTGACCGAGCCGATACGCGTGTGGCGCAAGAGCAGCTACAGCGGCGCCGACAACGGTTGCGTGGAAATCCAGTACCCCCCCCCCCGCCGAGAAGAGCCCCCATTCGCGATTCCAAGGCGCCCGAAGGTGCGGTGA
- a CDS encoding tetratricopeptide repeat protein, with protein sequence MYQAAGDQIIVDYSVLQDERPSPGGRLVWASPESVRTPLVTPLSSPFRDRVDLRNVLLRAIRDPATAVSGLHIVHGMAGSGKTALAQTVFDEAVAGCGVVGLWVNASDGPSFRSGMLAVAHDRGATQQEVDAAREGRRADADLVWHYLERSSEPWLLVLDNADDPSVFRHGAWLRSSRRGIMLITSRHRDAAEWRRGITHPLDVLDVAHAVDVLRDLAVSTEDVAKLELLARRLGCHPLALSLAGAYLGRQLLEAVSVDEYLKRLDSDPSLLDRGAAPGEQELRRLITSTWQVSLDALAEQGVPESTTLLRLLSCFASAPLPVGVLAPVGIDGTGLPHSDPPLTGDRANLALEGLVSHSLVSILDAPIGAGRADVRSVQAHPLLLETVAARMPVDQRALVLESAAGLLRRLLSTDPDHYVDTHTLRLFTPHASALLGHAATLRAEAATESALSIVRDLRDQAYGRGDYPTTRTLAEDAARVTRDKGSASALTDRHERGRALAALGRFEESVEVHQATLQAREALLGAEHPDVLDSAHALGIALYGLGRWAEDERYMRRAAEGRAAVLGDEHPDTIDSRGRLAEAIGQQKRWAEARRLAAENLTVSEQALGADHPHTLLSRIALAWVLAGTEEWDEAAAHTRATLEGSERALGADHPRTLAARQRLADVLSHLGQWQQALEAARSVRTVRRQVLGPEHPHTLSVEIVLSRILRGTGRADEALKLAAGTLAVCTRVLGDDHPDTLVCRAEYEAAGEAARVKQVQPGAVDQEDGKS encoded by the coding sequence GTGTATCAGGCGGCCGGCGACCAGATCATCGTGGACTACTCCGTTCTCCAGGACGAACGGCCGTCACCGGGCGGGAGGTTGGTGTGGGCAAGTCCGGAGTCGGTTCGTACCCCTCTGGTCACTCCACTGAGTTCGCCCTTCCGCGACCGCGTCGACCTACGGAACGTGCTCCTGCGGGCCATCCGCGATCCGGCAACCGCAGTGAGCGGACTGCACATCGTGCACGGCATGGCAGGCAGCGGCAAGACCGCGCTGGCCCAGACAGTGTTCGACGAGGCGGTGGCCGGTTGCGGTGTCGTAGGACTGTGGGTCAACGCCTCTGACGGTCCGTCGTTCCGTTCCGGAATGCTGGCCGTGGCCCATGATCGTGGGGCTACACAGCAGGAGGTCGACGCCGCGCGGGAGGGCCGCCGGGCGGATGCGGATCTCGTCTGGCACTACCTGGAGCGCTCGTCGGAGCCCTGGTTGCTCGTCCTCGACAACGCGGACGATCCCTCCGTGTTCCGCCACGGTGCCTGGCTGCGGTCGAGCAGGCGCGGGATCATGCTGATCACGAGTCGGCACCGGGATGCCGCCGAATGGCGCCGCGGCATCACACACCCCTTGGACGTGCTGGACGTCGCCCATGCAGTCGACGTTCTTCGGGATCTCGCGGTCAGCACCGAGGACGTGGCGAAACTGGAGCTGCTGGCACGGCGGCTCGGCTGTCACCCGCTCGCGCTGTCGCTCGCCGGGGCCTACCTGGGCCGACAACTCCTGGAAGCGGTCTCCGTGGACGAGTACCTGAAGCGTCTCGACTCCGATCCGTCGCTGCTGGACCGCGGGGCCGCGCCCGGCGAACAGGAGCTGCGACGTCTGATCACCAGCACCTGGCAGGTTTCCCTGGACGCGCTCGCCGAGCAGGGTGTGCCTGAGTCGACGACGCTGCTCCGGCTGCTGTCGTGCTTCGCCTCGGCGCCCCTGCCCGTCGGTGTCCTCGCCCCGGTCGGTATCGACGGCACTGGCCTGCCTCACTCCGATCCGCCGCTCACGGGCGATCGTGCGAACCTCGCCCTGGAAGGGCTCGTGTCGCACTCGCTGGTCTCCATCCTCGACGCGCCGATCGGGGCCGGACGCGCCGACGTGCGCAGCGTGCAGGCACACCCGCTGCTCCTGGAGACGGTCGCGGCCCGCATGCCCGTCGACCAGCGGGCCTTGGTCCTGGAGTCTGCCGCCGGCCTGCTGCGCCGACTCCTGTCGACGGATCCCGACCACTACGTGGACACGCACACCCTGCGCCTGTTCACCCCGCATGCATCGGCCCTGCTCGGGCACGCCGCCACGCTCCGCGCCGAGGCGGCCACCGAGTCCGCGTTGTCCATCGTCCGCGACCTGCGCGACCAGGCGTACGGGCGCGGCGACTACCCCACGACGCGTACGCTCGCCGAGGACGCGGCCCGTGTCACACGCGACAAGGGATCCGCCAGCGCCCTGACCGACCGGCACGAGCGCGGGCGGGCGCTGGCCGCCCTCGGCCGCTTCGAGGAGTCGGTCGAGGTGCACCAGGCCACACTGCAGGCCCGTGAGGCCCTGCTCGGCGCTGAGCACCCGGATGTGCTGGACAGCGCTCACGCCCTGGGCATCGCCCTGTACGGCCTCGGTCGCTGGGCGGAGGACGAGCGGTACATGCGCCGGGCCGCCGAAGGACGCGCGGCGGTCCTGGGCGACGAACACCCCGACACGATCGACAGCCGTGGCCGGCTGGCCGAGGCCATAGGGCAGCAGAAACGCTGGGCCGAGGCCCGCCGGCTGGCGGCGGAGAACCTGACCGTCAGCGAGCAGGCACTCGGTGCTGATCACCCGCACACGCTCCTGAGCCGGATCGCGCTGGCGTGGGTGCTCGCCGGCACTGAGGAGTGGGACGAGGCTGCGGCCCACACGCGTGCCACGCTGGAGGGCAGCGAGCGCGCACTGGGTGCGGACCACCCGCGCACTCTCGCCGCACGGCAGCGCCTCGCGGACGTCCTGTCCCACCTGGGCCAGTGGCAACAGGCACTGGAAGCGGCACGGTCGGTGCGTACCGTCCGCAGGCAGGTCCTCGGTCCGGAGCATCCGCACACCCTCTCCGTCGAAATCGTGCTGTCCCGGATCCTGCGCGGTACCGGGCGCGCGGACGAGGCGCTGAAGCTGGCCGCCGGCACACTGGCCGTCTGCACACGTGTGCTGGGAGACGATCACCCGGATACGCTGGTCTGCCGGGCCGAATACGAGGCAGCGGGCGAAGCGGCACGAGTAAAGCAGGTTCAGCCCGGGGCAGTTGATCAGGAGGACGGGAAGTCGTGA
- a CDS encoding thioesterase II family protein: MADLHELRRRWVRRFHSAPDSDVTVVCFPHAGGSASYFQPLSARLTPRAEVLALQYPGRQDRRSEPALTSVDALVDEITEALRGHTDRPLVLFGHSMGGTLAFETARRMEAELGERLLGLIVSGRRSPSSVRRDTVHLRDDAGLIAEIRKLQGTASALLDDEDVVRMIMPALRADYTAVERYAYRPGPALNCPLHVYTGDADPQVRGDEARGWAEHTRADFRIRTFGGGHFYLADRSEQVIAALREDLTGFQERARTGVADR, encoded by the coding sequence ATGGCTGACTTGCATGAACTGAGGCGACGCTGGGTCAGGCGATTCCATTCCGCGCCGGACAGCGACGTCACGGTGGTCTGCTTCCCGCACGCGGGCGGGTCGGCCAGCTACTTCCAGCCCCTGTCCGCTCGGCTGACCCCCCGCGCCGAGGTGCTGGCGCTCCAGTATCCGGGGCGCCAGGACCGTCGCTCCGAGCCCGCTCTCACCAGCGTCGACGCACTGGTGGACGAGATCACCGAGGCCCTGCGCGGACACACCGACCGGCCCCTGGTGTTGTTCGGGCACAGCATGGGCGGCACGCTCGCCTTCGAGACCGCGCGGCGCATGGAGGCCGAGCTCGGCGAACGGCTGCTCGGACTGATCGTCTCGGGGCGCCGGTCACCCAGCAGCGTCCGCCGGGACACGGTGCACCTGCGGGACGACGCGGGACTCATCGCGGAGATACGCAAACTCCAGGGGACCGCCTCGGCGCTGCTCGACGACGAGGACGTGGTGCGAATGATCATGCCTGCGCTCCGCGCCGACTACACCGCGGTGGAGCGTTACGCGTACCGGCCGGGGCCGGCGCTGAACTGCCCGCTGCATGTCTACACCGGGGACGCCGACCCGCAGGTGCGCGGGGACGAGGCGCGCGGCTGGGCCGAGCACACCCGTGCCGACTTCCGGATCCGCACGTTCGGCGGCGGCCACTTCTACCTCGCCGACCGCAGCGAGCAGGTGATCGCGGCCCTGCGTGAGGACCTGACGGGCTTCCAGGAGCGTGCCCGCACCGGCGTCGCCGACCGCTGA
- a CDS encoding long-chain fatty acid--CoA ligase, translated as MMLTAASVLAESAERRPDHPALVFGPERFTYAELWQATRRYATVLREHGVRPGDRIALLLPNTPHFPMVYYGVLALGAVAVPVHGLLRAEEIVHVLRDSGAKALVCAGPMLTQGAEAAEAAGVPLLTVMARDGGDSTDGLGGPPRLDVLAERAEPLDRLVPRAPDDLALVLYTSGTTGRPKGAMITQLNLVMNISTTMRSPFDLGPDDVLLGCLPLFHTFGQTCGMSACFLAGGTLVLMSRFDGPAALDLMVTEGCTVFMGVPTMYLALLDAADDDARRPALDRAFSGGSALPVKVLEDFQEVYGCPIYEGYGLTETSPVVAYNQKAWPRRPGTVGRPIWGVEAEIAAADVEDRVELLPAGEIGEIVVRGHNVMAGYLGRPEATAAVLVDGWFRSGDLGVKDADGYLTIVDRKKDMVLRGGYNVYPREVEDVLMRHPAIAQVAVIGVPDDRYGEEVCAVVRTRPGAVPDAGLAADIVSWSRERVAGHKYPRLVEFVEGFPLGPSGKVLKRELAARFAGRR; from the coding sequence CTGATGCTGACGGCCGCGTCCGTCCTCGCCGAGTCCGCCGAACGACGCCCCGACCACCCGGCGCTCGTCTTCGGCCCGGAGCGGTTCACCTACGCCGAGCTGTGGCAGGCCACCCGCCGGTACGCGACGGTGCTGCGGGAGCACGGTGTGCGCCCCGGTGACCGGATCGCCCTGCTGCTGCCCAACACACCGCACTTCCCGATGGTGTACTACGGCGTGCTGGCGCTCGGCGCCGTGGCGGTCCCGGTGCACGGGCTGCTGCGCGCCGAGGAGATCGTCCACGTCCTGCGCGACTCCGGGGCGAAGGCCCTGGTGTGCGCCGGGCCGATGCTGACGCAGGGCGCCGAGGCCGCGGAGGCGGCCGGGGTTCCGCTGCTCACCGTCATGGCGCGGGACGGCGGCGACAGCACCGACGGCCTCGGTGGCCCGCCGCGCCTGGACGTCCTCGCCGAGCGGGCAGAGCCCCTGGACCGGCTGGTCCCGCGCGCGCCCGACGACCTGGCCCTAGTGCTGTACACCTCGGGCACCACCGGCCGGCCCAAGGGCGCGATGATCACCCAGCTCAACCTGGTGATGAACATCAGCACCACGATGCGCTCGCCCTTCGACCTGGGCCCCGACGACGTGCTGCTCGGCTGCCTACCGCTGTTCCACACCTTCGGTCAGACCTGCGGTATGAGCGCCTGCTTCCTGGCCGGCGGCACCCTGGTGCTCATGAGCCGCTTCGACGGCCCCGCCGCACTCGACCTGATGGTCACCGAGGGCTGCACGGTGTTCATGGGCGTCCCAACCATGTACCTCGCCCTCCTGGACGCCGCCGACGACGACGCCCGGCGCCCCGCCCTCGACCGCGCCTTCTCCGGCGGCTCGGCCCTGCCGGTCAAGGTGCTGGAGGACTTCCAGGAGGTCTACGGCTGCCCGATCTACGAGGGGTACGGCCTCACGGAGACATCGCCGGTGGTGGCGTACAACCAGAAGGCGTGGCCGCGCCGGCCCGGCACCGTGGGGCGTCCCATCTGGGGCGTGGAGGCGGAGATCGCCGCGGCCGATGTCGAGGACCGCGTCGAGCTGCTGCCGGCAGGCGAGATCGGGGAGATCGTCGTACGGGGCCACAACGTCATGGCCGGCTACCTGGGCCGGCCAGAGGCCACCGCGGCCGTGCTGGTCGACGGCTGGTTCCGCTCCGGCGACCTGGGGGTGAAGGACGCCGACGGATACCTGACCATCGTCGACCGCAAGAAGGACATGGTGCTGCGCGGCGGCTACAACGTCTATCCGCGCGAGGTCGAGGACGTGCTCATGCGCCACCCGGCCATCGCCCAGGTCGCCGTCATCGGCGTCCCGGACGACCGGTACGGCGAGGAGGTGTGCGCCGTGGTGCGGACCCGGCCGGGCGCGGTCCCGGACGCGGGCCTGGCCGCAGACATCGTGTCCTGGAGCAGGGAGCGGGTCGCCGGGCACAAGTACCCGCGCCTGGTGGAGTTCGTCGAGGGCTTCCCGCTCGGACCGAGCGGGAAGGTGCTGAAGCGGGAACTCGCGGCCCGCTTCGCCGGCCGCCGCTGA
- a CDS encoding class I adenylate-forming enzyme family protein, with translation MTSNENYARRVLEALASDPDRIALWRDGEEFTAGQFSRTVLAAADILRRHFTEDETPIVAILTVTNSPATVILRYAANLAGATVVHLHSTNAVDPTDQLAAAARHEILATTRATFLAVDKENADAARELCARLSEPPRLAALDALGPDVLDLSAGDPDSFDLGAVEADPEQPAVVLFTSGTSGKPKGVTLPYRVRSLYLQAGLQSPEPVVYLSTLPVSHSNGSGVDLALASGGTVVLHDGFEPGEVLRAVERHRVSALTLTPPQLYMLVDHPDLATTDRSSIRIISYGGCPAAPARLAEAVEAFGPVLLQFYGTTETSGISVLIPPDHFDPELRATVGRLTAQVRIRDMDDQRDLAPGEVGEVCVRTPFTMLGYWGDPELTAATVRDGWVYTGDLGSLDEKGFLRLHGRLGEVMKTNGIRVHPTDVENALLTHPEVAQAAVYCVVDDDRVEHIHAAVVLRPGASADAGTLIGHVAAELSPQHAPSVVTFHDTLPLTGAGKPDKQALAALHTGAA, from the coding sequence GTGACTTCGAACGAGAATTACGCCCGCCGAGTGCTGGAGGCACTGGCTTCCGATCCCGACCGGATCGCCCTGTGGCGGGACGGCGAGGAGTTCACCGCGGGCCAGTTCTCCAGGACGGTTCTCGCGGCGGCGGATATCCTGCGCCGACACTTTACGGAGGATGAAACTCCGATTGTGGCGATTCTGACCGTCACCAATAGTCCGGCGACCGTAATTCTGCGTTATGCGGCCAACCTCGCCGGGGCCACCGTGGTGCACCTGCACTCCACGAACGCCGTGGACCCCACCGACCAGTTGGCCGCCGCCGCACGGCACGAGATCCTCGCCACGACCCGGGCGACGTTCCTCGCCGTCGACAAGGAGAACGCCGACGCGGCCCGCGAGCTGTGCGCGCGGCTGTCCGAGCCGCCCCGACTCGCCGCGCTCGACGCCCTCGGCCCCGACGTCCTGGACCTGTCGGCGGGCGACCCGGACTCCTTCGACCTCGGCGCCGTCGAGGCCGACCCCGAACAGCCGGCCGTGGTGCTCTTCACCAGCGGTACCAGCGGCAAGCCCAAGGGCGTCACCCTGCCCTACCGCGTGCGCAGCCTCTATCTCCAGGCGGGCCTGCAGTCCCCGGAACCCGTCGTGTACCTGTCGACGCTGCCGGTGAGCCACTCCAACGGCTCCGGCGTCGACCTCGCCCTCGCCTCCGGGGGAACGGTCGTCCTGCACGACGGGTTCGAACCGGGCGAGGTGCTGCGCGCCGTCGAACGGCATCGCGTGTCCGCGCTCACCCTCACCCCGCCGCAGCTGTACATGCTGGTCGACCACCCGGACCTCGCCACCACCGACCGGTCCAGCATCAGGATCATCTCCTACGGCGGCTGCCCCGCCGCCCCGGCCCGGCTCGCCGAGGCAGTCGAGGCCTTCGGGCCGGTACTCCTTCAGTTCTACGGCACCACCGAGACCAGCGGCATCAGCGTGCTGATCCCGCCGGACCACTTCGACCCCGAACTGCGCGCCACCGTCGGACGCCTGACCGCCCAGGTACGCATCCGCGACATGGACGACCAGCGTGACCTCGCTCCCGGCGAGGTCGGCGAGGTGTGCGTGCGCACCCCCTTCACCATGCTCGGCTACTGGGGCGACCCGGAGCTGACCGCGGCGACCGTCCGCGACGGCTGGGTGTACACCGGCGACCTCGGTTCCCTCGACGAGAAGGGCTTTCTGCGTCTGCACGGCCGGCTGGGCGAGGTGATGAAGACCAACGGCATCCGGGTCCACCCCACGGACGTCGAGAACGCGCTGCTGACCCATCCGGAGGTCGCCCAGGCGGCCGTGTACTGCGTGGTGGACGACGACCGCGTGGAGCACATCCACGCCGCCGTGGTGCTCCGGCCGGGCGCGAGCGCCGACGCCGGCACGCTGATCGGCCACGTCGCCGCCGAGCTGTCGCCCCAGCACGCGCCCTCCGTGGTCACCTTCCACGACACCCTGCCCCTCACCGGCGCGGGCAAGCCGGACAAGCAGGCACTGGCCGCGCTTCACACGGGTGCGGCCTGA
- the hemA gene encoding 5-aminolevulinate synthase, which yields MTTQYLDLFSRLIEGSDGGKREFLEIGRLAGRFPAASLRAREGTDSIDVWCSNDYLGMGQHPAVLDAMKEAVDKYGAGAGGSRNIGGTNHYHVLLEKELAALHGKDDALLFTSGYTANDGALSVIAGRMEGCVVFSDALNHASIIDGLRHSRAEKRIFRHNDTAQLEELLAAADPDVPKLIVAESVYSMNGDIAPLPEIADIAKRYGAMTYLDEVHAVGMYGPEGAGIAARQGIADDFTVIMGTLAKGFGTTGGYIAGPAEVIEAVRMFSRSFIFTTALPPAVAAAALAAVRHLRSSDAEREQLWSNAQLMHRLLNERRIPFISDQTHIVSVLVRDEILCKDMSALLLDRHGIYVQAINAPSVRVGEEILRVAPGAVHTADEVRGFVDALDQVWEQLGADRLTLGTGK from the coding sequence GTGACGACCCAATATCTGGACCTCTTTTCACGCCTCATCGAAGGCTCTGACGGGGGAAAGAGGGAGTTCCTGGAGATCGGCCGGCTGGCCGGACGGTTCCCCGCGGCCAGCCTGCGCGCCCGTGAGGGCACGGACAGCATCGACGTCTGGTGCAGCAACGACTACCTCGGCATGGGCCAGCACCCCGCGGTGCTAGACGCCATGAAGGAGGCTGTCGACAAGTACGGCGCCGGCGCCGGCGGTTCCCGCAACATCGGCGGCACCAACCACTACCACGTGCTGCTGGAGAAGGAACTCGCCGCGCTCCACGGCAAGGACGACGCCCTCCTGTTCACCTCGGGCTACACCGCCAACGACGGCGCGCTGTCCGTCATCGCCGGCCGCATGGAGGGCTGCGTCGTCTTCTCCGACGCGCTCAACCACGCCTCCATCATCGACGGCCTGCGCCACAGCCGCGCCGAGAAGCGGATCTTCCGCCACAACGACACCGCCCAGCTGGAAGAACTGCTCGCGGCGGCCGACCCGGACGTGCCCAAGCTCATCGTCGCCGAGTCCGTGTACTCGATGAACGGCGACATCGCCCCGCTGCCCGAGATCGCCGACATTGCCAAGCGTTACGGGGCGATGACCTACCTCGACGAGGTGCACGCCGTGGGCATGTACGGCCCCGAGGGTGCCGGCATCGCCGCCCGGCAGGGCATCGCCGACGACTTCACCGTCATCATGGGCACCCTCGCCAAGGGCTTCGGCACCACCGGCGGTTACATCGCCGGCCCGGCCGAGGTGATCGAGGCGGTGCGCATGTTCTCCCGCTCCTTCATCTTCACCACCGCCCTGCCGCCCGCCGTGGCCGCCGCCGCCCTGGCCGCCGTACGCCATCTGCGCTCTTCCGACGCCGAGCGCGAACAGCTGTGGTCAAACGCACAGTTGATGCATCGACTGCTGAACGAGCGGCGCATTCCCTTCATTTCGGATCAGACGCACATTGTGTCCGTTCTGGTACGGGACGAGATCCTGTGCAAGGACATGTCCGCCCTGCTGCTCGACCGGCACGGGATCTATGTGCAGGCGATCAACGCCCCGAGCGTGCGGGTCGGCGAGGAGATCCTGCGGGTCGCCCCCGGCGCCGTGCACACCGCCGACGAGGTGCGCGGATTCGTCGACGCCCTGGACCAGGTCTGGGAGCAACTCGGCGCCGACCGCCTGACCCTCGGCACCGGCAAATGA
- a CDS encoding arylcarboxylate reductase produces the protein MKDTTPLIDDWLAQDIDAWTRRVVRRHFDPDTGAPYWLKRAAELGVDPKDITRYEDLAAFGPMPLGELRTLDPTDLVPLAVPRPLTGRIWDSGGTTGSPCRVYYTEPMLEHRAAWRRWVIEREGFEPGRCWLQATPTGPHLIGHGAVDLADLYDGRVYGVDFDPRWVKRLLRGGRLKEAQEYTTHLVEQMSAVLESQPVDYLVTTPALLQALIKARPELVARLSGVRLSGTHATPAMRRAFHEALGGGIVAVTYANTFGNTVALPLGNDGALMPYLPNYPQVTMAVVDTDDWSKVVGYGEQGQVRLTVLHDDLFLPNILERDLAVRYDTGDAWPCDGVANVRPLQVVRSAPEGIY, from the coding sequence ATGAAGGACACGACCCCCCTCATCGACGACTGGCTCGCCCAGGACATCGACGCCTGGACGCGCCGCGTCGTCCGCCGCCACTTCGACCCCGACACGGGCGCCCCGTACTGGCTCAAGCGCGCCGCCGAACTCGGTGTCGACCCCAAGGACATCACCCGGTACGAAGACCTCGCCGCCTTCGGCCCGATGCCGCTCGGTGAACTGCGCACGCTCGATCCGACCGACCTCGTACCCCTGGCCGTACCCCGCCCGCTGACCGGACGCATCTGGGACTCCGGCGGTACCACCGGCAGCCCCTGCCGCGTGTACTACACCGAGCCGATGCTCGAGCACCGCGCCGCCTGGCGCCGCTGGGTCATCGAACGCGAGGGCTTCGAACCCGGCCGCTGCTGGCTCCAGGCCACCCCCACCGGCCCTCACCTCATCGGGCACGGAGCCGTCGACCTGGCGGACCTCTACGACGGCCGCGTGTACGGCGTCGACTTCGACCCCCGCTGGGTCAAGCGACTGCTGCGCGGCGGCAGGCTCAAGGAGGCCCAGGAGTACACCACCCACCTCGTCGAGCAGATGTCCGCTGTCCTGGAGAGCCAGCCCGTCGACTACCTCGTCACGACACCGGCCCTCCTCCAGGCTCTGATCAAGGCCCGGCCCGAGCTGGTCGCCCGGCTCAGCGGCGTACGGCTCAGCGGCACCCACGCCACTCCGGCGATGCGCCGCGCCTTCCACGAGGCCCTCGGCGGTGGAATCGTCGCCGTCACCTACGCCAACACCTTCGGTAACACGGTCGCCCTCCCCCTGGGGAACGACGGTGCGCTGATGCCCTACCTGCCCAATTACCCGCAGGTGACCATGGCGGTCGTCGACACGGACGACTGGTCGAAGGTCGTCGGCTACGGCGAACAGGGCCAGGTCCGGCTGACCGTCCTGCACGACGACCTCTTCCTGCCGAACATCCTCGAACGCGACCTCGCCGTCCGGTACGACACCGGCGATGCCTGGCCGTGCGACGGCGTCGCCAACGTAAGACCGCTCCAGGTCGTCCGCTCGGCGCCCGAGGGCATCTACTAG